In Allorhizobium pseudoryzae, the following proteins share a genomic window:
- the repA gene encoding plasmid partitioning protein RepA, whose translation MLQPASQSVRDTASKIGVYTSKLSAELNDMREAVYPPSAQKTFGRTFSTLDLVRLLKVPESTLRQLTLEGKGPLPERAENNRRTYTIEQVKELRAFLAELRPDEAGELLPHRRKGEKLQVIATANFKGGSSKTTTSIHLAHFLGLQGYRVLCLDLDPQASMTALFGIQPEFDLGENQTAYAAIRYDNERRPLAEVIRPTYFPGVDLVPGNLELMDFEFDTPSYLTSKTRDDLGLFFERLSSALARVDDRYDIVIIDTPPSLGYSTLAALYAATSLIITVHPAMLDVASCNQFLIMISDLSEVLGQFGAKFEHDFFRFLLTRVNPNDGPQKYMSGVMRRLFGDDVLVAEALESTAIAGAAVAKKTLYELESGEVGREALKRAIESADRVNSEILDLVHKVWGRST comes from the coding sequence ATGTTGCAGCCAGCTTCTCAGAGCGTCAGAGACACTGCGTCGAAGATCGGGGTCTACACCTCGAAACTCTCTGCGGAGCTGAACGATATGCGTGAGGCTGTTTATCCACCCTCTGCGCAGAAAACATTTGGTCGGACATTCTCAACCCTTGACCTAGTGAGGCTACTCAAGGTTCCGGAAAGTACTCTTCGCCAGTTGACGCTGGAAGGGAAGGGGCCTTTGCCCGAGCGTGCAGAAAACAATAGGCGAACCTACACGATAGAACAGGTCAAGGAACTGAGGGCATTCCTGGCCGAACTTCGTCCGGACGAAGCTGGCGAGCTGCTTCCGCATCGTCGCAAAGGGGAAAAGCTTCAGGTAATTGCTACGGCGAATTTTAAAGGTGGTAGTTCCAAGACAACCACTTCTATCCATCTCGCACATTTTCTAGGGCTTCAGGGTTATCGGGTCCTGTGTCTGGATCTTGATCCGCAAGCGTCGATGACTGCGCTATTTGGTATTCAGCCCGAGTTCGATCTCGGCGAGAATCAAACAGCCTATGCAGCCATTCGATATGACAATGAGAGGCGGCCGCTCGCTGAAGTGATCCGGCCAACCTATTTCCCGGGTGTCGATCTAGTTCCTGGCAATCTGGAGCTCATGGACTTTGAGTTTGATACCCCGTCCTATCTGACCTCGAAAACCAGAGATGACTTGGGTTTGTTTTTCGAGCGGTTAAGCAGTGCCCTGGCCCGCGTCGATGATCGATACGATATCGTTATCATCGACACCCCACCGTCCCTTGGATACTCGACGCTCGCCGCGCTTTACGCAGCCACGTCCTTAATCATTACTGTTCATCCGGCGATGCTCGACGTTGCATCGTGCAATCAGTTCCTGATCATGATCTCCGATCTATCGGAGGTGCTGGGGCAGTTTGGTGCTAAGTTTGAACATGACTTTTTCCGTTTCCTGCTCACTCGCGTGAACCCGAATGACGGGCCGCAGAAGTACATGTCTGGGGTCATGCGCCGATTGTTTGGTGATGATGTACTCGTAGCGGAGGCCCTCGAATCGACGGCCATCGCCGGTGCAGCGGTAGCGAAGAAGACCCTATACGAGCTTGAGTCGGGTGAGGTCGGTCGTGAAGCGTTGAAGCGCGCAATTGAGAGTGCTGACCGAGTTAACTCCGAGATCCTCGACCTCGTTCATAAAGTTTGGGGACGTAGCACATGA